A region of the Deltaproteobacteria bacterium genome:
CAGATCGGCCAGACCGTGGACGTCGAGGAGTTTTCGAACCACGGTCGGCCAGTCAGATGGAAAGGGTGAGTGGTCCTCATCTACCAGTAGATGGGAGATGCCGGGAAGGTGGACCGGATTCGGGGCCGGAACAGTCAATCCATCCGGCAGGGGGATCTCCACCCAGGCCTCCAAGCCGGAGAGGACCCGGCAGGCCAGGGGTCGTTCGGCTCCGGAAACACTGATGACGGTTTCGAAAGGCGCGTCAGTTTCCGTCCGGCTTTCCAGGGCCAAAACGGCGGCCAGAGACCTTGCTGCGTTGCCGCAGAATTCCCCGCCCATCATGTCCAATCTGGGGATGTCGTCCAGGGTGGAAACAAAGCCCACTTGTTCGGCCCCGAGGTGCGAGTCTTTCATGAGGCGGCGAGCCAGGGAGACCATTACCT
Encoded here:
- a CDS encoding diaminopimelate epimerase, which codes for MIEIPFYKAFPGGNPTILVMTSPPEPEVMVSLARRLMKDSHLGAEQVGFVSTLDDIPRLDMMGGEFCGNAARSLAAVLALESRTETDAPFETVISVSGAERPLACRVLSGLEAWVEIPLPDGLTVPAPNPVHLPGISHLLVDEDHSPFPSDWPTVVRKLLDVHGLADLPAAGCVWYRRTGISLSIKPCIRVAATHTLHAETACGSGSLALALNLGLDRCSIVQPSGHAICVRLDRGSDGYVERAWIGGKVEIVARGHAFV